CCTGTCGCGCCGAACGGGATTTTTTCAAAATGTAGCACAATTTTGAGTTCGAAACAAAACCCTCCACACCTGTCGTTTGGTGTGGAGGGTTCGCGAACCTAGAGGTTATACACCGGAATCGAAGTTCTGTCGACTCTTTTTCGCGCAATCGCGCCATACTGGGGCATTTGTGGCATTACGGATTCGCCTACAGCCGCTTGGTCTGTTCGAGGATCGCGCGGAGTTTGAAGATTTCGTCTCGGATGGCGGCGGCTTCCTCAAACTCCAGGGCCTTGGAGGCCTCTTTCATCTCGCGCTCTAATCGCGCGATCACCATGGGCAGGTCTTCGAACGCGATGCGATCGGGGTCGATGCCCTTGTCGTAGGCCGCGCTCTCTTCGGCGACTTTTAGCGAGCGCACGCTGTCGCGCACCTCTTTCTTGATCGTTTCGGGTTCGATTCCGTGCTTGAGGTTGTGCGCTTCTTGGATGGCTCGTCGGCGGTTGGTTTCATCGATGGCGCGCTCCATCGAGCCGGTTATCTTGTCGGCATAGAGCACAACGCGGCCCAGCTTGTTTCGTGCGGCGCGGCCGATCGTTTGGATGAGCGAGGTCTCCGACCGCAGAAAGCCCTCCTTGTCTGCGTCGAGAATTGCGACCAAGGAGACCTCCGGCAAGTCTAAGCCCTCTCGCAGCAGATTGACTCCGACCACAATGTCGCAGTTGCCCAGTCTTAGGTCGCGCAGGATTTCCATGCGCTCCAGCGTGTGCACGGTCGAGTGGAGGTATTGCACCTTCATGCCGGCTTCTCGCAGATAGTCGGTCAAATCTTCGGCCATTTTCTTGGTGAGGGTCGTAACCAAGGCTCGGTCGCCGCGATCGACGGTCTGCTGAATCTCGGCTATCAGGTCGTCGATTTGGCCTTTGGTGGGACGGACTTCGACATTGGGATCGAGCAGGCCGGTCGGGCGGATCACCTGTTCGGCGATGACCGCGCTGTTGTCTCGTTCGAACGGGCCTGGGGTCGCCGAGACAAAAATCACCTGCCCAACGCGATCCAGAAACTCTTCGAACCTCAACGGTCGGTTGTCGAGCGCGGAGGGCAATCGGAAGCCGTACTCGACCAGGGTTGACTTGCGCTGTCGGTCGCCGTTGTACATGGCGCGGAGCTGCGGGATCGTCTGGTGCGATTCGTCGACGAAGATAATCACGTCCTTGGGGAAGTAGTCCATCAGTGTGTAGGGCGGCTCGCCTTCGCTCCGCCCGTCCAGGTAGCGCGAGTAGTTCTCGATGCCGGAGCAGTAGCCCAGTTCGCGCATCATCTCCAAGTCCATATCGGTGCGCTGACGTATGCGCTGGGCTTCGATATGCTTGCCTTGAGAGAGGAAGTATTCCTGCTGACGCTGCGCTTCTTCGTCGATCTTGATCAAGATTTCTTGCAGGCGGTCCCACGGCGTTACATAGTGCGTGGCGGGGAAGATGGTGATGCGATTCGGCTGGTCGAGCGTTTCGCCGGTCAACGGATCGTACAGGCGAATGCGCTCGATCTCGTCGCCAAAGAACTCGACCCTCGTTATGATCTCCTCATCGGCGGGCTGAACCTCTAAGACGTCGCCCCGCGCCCGAAACGTGCCGCGTCCCAGCACCATGTCGTTGCGCTTGTAGGTCATGCCGACCAGTTTTCTCATGCAGTCGCGCATGTCCATCGCCGCGCCGACTTCGAAGGTGAGCACGCCCTGCATATATTCGTCTGGCGAACCAAGGCCAAAGATGCACGAAACGCTGGCGACGACCAGTGCGTCTCGCCGCTCTAGCACGGCTTGGGTGGCGGCATGGCGCAGGCGGTCGATCTCGTCGTTGATCGACGAATCTTTCTCGATATAGGTATCGGTCTGCGGCACATAGGCTTCTGGCTGGTAGTAGTCGTAGTAGCTGATAAAATATTGGACAGAGTTGTCTGGAAAGAACGCCCGGAACTCTTGGCAAAGCTGGGCGGCCAGCGTTTTGTTGTGCGCGATGACCAGCGCCGGACGTTGCAAAGCGGCAGCGATGGCAGCCATGGTGAAGGTTTTGCCCGTGCCGGTCGCGCCTTTAAGGGTTTGGAAGCGGTGGCCTTTGGTCAGGCCTTCGGCCAGCAGGTCGATGGCTTGTTGCTGGTCGCCCTTGGGCGAATAGTCAGGGTTCAGTCGAAAACGATCCATTTGGGCGGGCGCGCTTAATCCCCTAGGATTTGGACGACGACTTCTCGCTTTCGGGGCCGGGTGTCAAAATCGATCAGCACGATCTGTTGCCAGGCTCCCAGCGCCAGGTTGCCGTCTACAAAAGGCACGGTGATGGTTGGGCCGATCAACGCCGCGCGCACATGGGAGTGGCCGTTATCGTCGGACCATCGAGCCTCGTGGGCATACTCGGCGTTGCGAGGCGCAATGCGCTCCAAGGCATTCGGCAGGTCGGCTACCAGTCCGGGCTCGTATTCTATGGTCGTCAGCGCGGCGGTCGAGCCGATGACAAAGGCCACGACGACGCCGTTGATCAGCCCCGATTCCAGCACCGACTGCTGGATTTGGGGCGTGATGTCGATGATGTCGTCGTTGCCTTTGGTCTGCAGATCGACTCGGCTAGTGTGAACCATATAACATTAGTTTACCCTTCGAGCATCTCTCGAAGATTTTTGAGGCAAACGCGAACGCACTCCATGGGCGGCAGGGCGTACGATTCCTGTTCGACCACATACCACTGAGTACCGCCCACCGTCTGGCAGAGTTCCAGCACTTCGGCCCAAGGCACGTCGCCTTCGCCCAAGAGCGCTTTGTCGTTGGTGGCGGAATGCTCTTTAAGATGAACCGTTATGGCGCGTCCGGGGTATCGGCGCAGATAGTCGGTTGCGCGGGCGCCTGCCGAGAGCGCGTTGGCCGTGTCGAACTGCATGATCACCTCGGGCTTGGTGTTGGAGAAGAAAATATCCCAAGGCACATGGCCGTCGATCGGGACAAACTCGAAGTTGTGATTGTGGTACCCGACTCGGAAGCCCGCGGCGGTCGCTCGGTCGGAGGCCTCGTTAAAGCGATCGGCCAAGCGCAGCCAATCGGCGGCCGATTGGCGATCGTTTTGGTCGATCCAGGGCACGATCAGGAACTGGCAACCGATGGTTTTGTGAAAGTCGGTCGTTTCGGCAAATCGATCCGCTGTGAGCGAATCGAGCCCAATGTGAGTGCCGCAGCACGACAGGCCGTTATCGTCCAGCATCCGGCGCAGCGTCGGCGCGTCGAAACCGTGATAACCGGCAAACTCGACGCCATCGTAGCCCATGTCGGAGACGGCTTCGAGCACGCCCGGCAGGTCTTTGGCGCAATCCTCGCGCACGGAATAGAGTTGAAGCCCGACAGGAATCTGGGACATGAATCCTCCTTGAGTTAAATCAAGGAGAGTCTACCGGAAAGCGGCTAGTTGGCGATCTGCCATTCGCCCGTGGGCGAGCCGGCGTTTAAGATTCGGTCGGCGGTCTCTTCGTCCATGCTTGCGCCCGGATTTTGGTCGCAGACCAGTGCCTTAAAGTCGGCCCAGGGCAGGCAACGGGCCTATCGATTTCGCATTCGATTTCGCAGGTCTCGCTCCTTCTCGTCCGACCAGTATCCGCAGTCCAGCTCGAAAAAGACCGAAGTATAGGCGCGGCAGTGGCGCGTCTTGATCACATAGACCGGATAGAGTTTGGCCGTTTCGTCCAGGCGTAGCAAAAGGTCGCCGTGAGGCACGAGCGCTGGTTGAAATCTCGCGGCCCAGTTTTCGGATCCCAGAACCGCGATCTCCGCGTCTCGATAGACCTTGGCTCGCACGTGCGGCTGGCTCTCAATGGCGCGCGCCACCTTCTCGGCGACTGCTGGCAAATCCTCGTCGACGAACTGGGTGCGAATGCCGGGATGCGTCATCAAGGGAAAGGCCATATCGGCCGCCACAATCCAGTTTCTGTGCCCCAAAAGTCGCAGATCGATGCCGTAAAGCTTCATATTGACCTCCCTGACGCCTGATACCGCTTAGGCGTCAAGTATAGTATACGGCGTATGCGCGCCACGCTCGTTTCGTTGCGGCCTGCGGAGACCGCCGCAGACCGACCATCTCTCACACCCGAGCTTTTAGCCGCAAGCGGCGCGCGCTACTCTCGCAACAACGAGGGGCTTGAGGCGATCCTCGCCAAGATCGATCCCGAGAACTTGGACAAGTCGGTCGATTCGATCTTTCGCATGATCGATTACGGCCATCAATCGATTGCCGACATGGCGCCGGTGGCGATCTTCATCGATGGAATCTCCCTGATACTGGCCTATAAGCTTTGGGCGCGGTGCCCGACTGCGGGCGGGCAGGAATCGTCCACTCGATATATCCAACTGACGCAAGAGGGCGCGCTCTCTGCCGAGGCGATCGGTCTGCCCGAATCGTTGCGCAATGAACACGAGCGGATGATCGGGGACGCTTTCTCGGCCTATGAGCAAGCGCTGGCTTTTTGGGGATGGCTGGCGGAAGAAAGGCCCGATCTGATTCGTGCTCCAGAAGGCTTGTCGCCCAAGGCGGTCGAACGGATCAAGCGGAATTACGCCTTCGACAGGGCGCGGTACTTTCTGCCGGTCGCCAGCAAGACGAACGTGATGTTGGCGATGTCGGCGCGCGCCTGGGCGCAACTGTGCCAGCGGCTTAACTCGCACTATTTGGCCGAGGCGCGGCAATTGGGCGAGTTGCTAAGAAACGAGCTGGCTTTGGCGACGCCGAGACTGGTGAAACATGCGGGTGAGACGCACTCGTACAAGATGGGCGCTCAATATGAATTGGATTGCTGGGTCAATGAGGCGATCCACTTTGTCCCCGAAAGGATTTGCCGCTCCGAATATGAGACGGACGAGCCGCCGATGGCGATGATGGACGTCTATCCCCCTCACGAAATGCCCAATTACGCGGCGGATTTGGCTCATCACGGCAATCGATACGACTGGGTCGGGCCGGACTTGCGGCGCACGGGCTTGCGGTACGGCTGGTCGGCTGTGGCGTTCGGAGAGATTCGCGATCTCAACCGACATCGAACGGGCGCACGGTACTGTCCGCTTATCCCGCGCGGATTCTATTGGGCGTCGGACCAGATTCCAAAGGGAGTCGATCCGTCGCCGATCCGAAAGTTAGCCGAGACGGGCCGAGAGGCAGCCAAGCGATGCTATGAGCTTTTGCGCGACGGCGAGCACACGTTTGGCTATTGGCCGACCTTGGGC
Above is a window of Armatimonadota bacterium DNA encoding:
- the uvrB gene encoding excinuclease ABC subunit UvrB, with translation MDRFRLNPDYSPKGDQQQAIDLLAEGLTKGHRFQTLKGATGTGKTFTMAAIAAALQRPALVIAHNKTLAAQLCQEFRAFFPDNSVQYFISYYDYYQPEAYVPQTDTYIEKDSSINDEIDRLRHAATQAVLERRDALVVASVSCIFGLGSPDEYMQGVLTFEVGAAMDMRDCMRKLVGMTYKRNDMVLGRGTFRARGDVLEVQPADEEIITRVEFFGDEIERIRLYDPLTGETLDQPNRITIFPATHYVTPWDRLQEILIKIDEEAQRQQEYFLSQGKHIEAQRIRQRTDMDLEMMRELGYCSGIENYSRYLDGRSEGEPPYTLMDYFPKDVIIFVDESHQTIPQLRAMYNGDRQRKSTLVEYGFRLPSALDNRPLRFEEFLDRVGQVIFVSATPGPFERDNSAVIAEQVIRPTGLLDPNVEVRPTKGQIDDLIAEIQQTVDRGDRALVTTLTKKMAEDLTDYLREAGMKVQYLHSTVHTLERMEILRDLRLGNCDIVVGVNLLREGLDLPEVSLVAILDADKEGFLRSETSLIQTIGRAARNKLGRVVLYADKITGSMERAIDETNRRRAIQEAHNLKHGIEPETIKKEVRDSVRSLKVAEESAAYDKGIDPDRIAFEDLPMVIARLEREMKEASKALEFEEAAAIRDEIFKLRAILEQTKRL
- a CDS encoding YjbQ family protein, yielding MVHTSRVDLQTKGNDDIIDITPQIQQSVLESGLINGVVVAFVIGSTAALTTIEYEPGLVADLPNALERIAPRNAEYAHEARWSDDNGHSHVRAALIGPTITVPFVDGNLALGAWQQIVLIDFDTRPRKREVVVQILGD
- a CDS encoding sugar phosphate isomerase/epimerase, which codes for MSQIPVGLQLYSVREDCAKDLPGVLEAVSDMGYDGVEFAGYHGFDAPTLRRMLDDNGLSCCGTHIGLDSLTADRFAETTDFHKTIGCQFLIVPWIDQNDRQSAADWLRLADRFNEASDRATAAGFRVGYHNHNFEFVPIDGHVPWDIFFSNTKPEVIMQFDTANALSAGARATDYLRRYPGRAITVHLKEHSATNDKALLGEGDVPWAEVLELCQTVGGTQWYVVEQESYALPPMECVRVCLKNLREMLEG
- a CDS encoding FAD-dependent thymidylate synthase, producing MRATLVSLRPAETAADRPSLTPELLAASGARYSRNNEGLEAILAKIDPENLDKSVDSIFRMIDYGHQSIADMAPVAIFIDGISLILAYKLWARCPTAGGQESSTRYIQLTQEGALSAEAIGLPESLRNEHERMIGDAFSAYEQALAFWGWLAEERPDLIRAPEGLSPKAVERIKRNYAFDRARYFLPVASKTNVMLAMSARAWAQLCQRLNSHYLAEARQLGELLRNELALATPRLVKHAGETHSYKMGAQYELDCWVNEAIHFVPERICRSEYETDEPPMAMMDVYPPHEMPNYAADLAHHGNRYDWVGPDLRRTGLRYGWSAVAFGEIRDLNRHRTGARYCPLIPRGFYWASDQIPKGVDPSPIRKLAETGREAAKRCYELLRDGEHTFGYWPTLGVQFFFERLTTADKFVYEAELRTGAGAHFRYARHYTDALRLFYEWFPETKGLILEGSAEPE